Proteins from a single region of Centropristis striata isolate RG_2023a ecotype Rhode Island chromosome 9, C.striata_1.0, whole genome shotgun sequence:
- the btf3l4 gene encoding transcription factor BTF3 homolog 4 yields MNQEKLAKLQAQVRIGGKGSARRKKKVVHRTATADDKKLQSSLKKLAVNNIAGIEEVNMIKDDGTVIHFNNPKVQASLSANTFAITGHAETKQLTEMLPGILSQLGADSLSSLRKLAEHFPRQALDSKAPKPEDIEEEDDDVPDLVENFDEASKNEAN; encoded by the exons ATGAATCAAGAAAAACTGGCAAAACTTCAAGCCCAGGTCCGGATAGGTGGAAAG GGATCTGCACGCAGGAAGAAGAAGGTGGTTCACAGAACAGCAACAGCTGATGACAAAAAGCTTCAGAGTTCACTTAAGAAGTTGGCTGTCAACAATATTGCTGGAATTGAGGAG GTGAACATGATTAAGGATGACGGGACTGTGATCCACTTCAACAACCCCAAAGTTCAGGCCTCTCTGTCCGCCAACACCTTCGCCATCACGGGCCACGCTGAGACCAAGCAGCTGACAGAGATGCTGCCCGGCATCCTCAGTCAGCTCGGAGCAGACAGCCTCAGCAGCCTGCGCAAACTGGCAGAACATTTCCCCCGGCAAG ccCTCGACAGCAAGGCTCCAAAACCAGAGGACATTGAGGAAGAGGATGATGATGTTCCAG ATCTGGTGGAGAACTTCGACGAGGCGTCAAAGAACGAGGCAAACTGA